In one Lolium rigidum isolate FL_2022 chromosome 3, APGP_CSIRO_Lrig_0.1, whole genome shotgun sequence genomic region, the following are encoded:
- the LOC124698033 gene encoding putative lipid-transfer protein DIR1: MAKPQALAASLLLVLVVSLAAIEGAHGICGLSNGEFKLCQPAAAVNNPTDSPSSECCAALGKANLSCICRYKGVAGVWLRMYHIDANRAMALPGKCGLTMPSNC, from the coding sequence ATGGCAAAGCCACAGGCATTGGCTGCATCACTACTGCTTGTATTGGTGGTCTCCCTCGCCGCAATAGAGGGTGCTCATGGCATCTGCGGCTTGTCGAACGGCGAATTCAAGCTTTGCCAGCCAGCGGCGGCGGTGAACAACCCCACGGACAGCCCCTCGTCTGAGTGTTGTGCCGCGCTTGGGAAGGCTAACCTGTCGTGCATCTGTCGTTACAAAGGCGTCGCCGGCGTATGGCTGAGAATGTACCACATAGATGCCAACCGTGCCATGGCGCTTCCCGGCAAGTGCGGTCTCACTATGCCCAGCAACTGCTAG
- the LOC124698034 gene encoding proline-rich receptor-like protein kinase PERK1 isoform X3, translating to MGQQSKRTRAPAPLKVPSSASHLVPPAAPHLVPPAAPQLFFPPVPQSVPPLPHPNMPVVFPPVPGGWIPPRPPQQSVPGSLAQGPCWAPPAGIGGSESSWCMPENIDDSDPQACRGLDSHPPGGFLGFFKNTPSHTEVMGNGTSSQPITVGDDTSGGNCKRTEKRLPWTKEEDLRLVSAWLNNSNDPIQSNYKKNEQYWKEVTAVYNSTTPKNRERLLKNML from the exons ATGGGTCAGCAATCCAAAAGGACgcgtgcgccggcgcctctcaAGGTACCTTCGTCGGCGTCTCATCTTGTCCCGCCGGCGGCGCCTCATCTTGTCCCACCGGCGGCGCCTCAGCTTTTCTTCCCGCCGGTGCCTCAGTCCGTCCCGCCGCTGCCTCATCCTAACATGCCAGTGGTGTTCCCTCCCGTACCAGGAGGTTGGATTCCCCCACGACCACCACAACAAAGCGTACCAGGTTCTTTGGCTCAAGGCCCTTGTTGGGCACCGCCTGCTGGCATTGGTGGCTCTGAATCTTCTTGGTGCATGCCTGAGAATATTGACGACTCTGATCCACAAGCATG CAGGGGATTGGATTCTCACCCACCTGGTGGTTTCCTTGGTTTCTTTAAGAACACACCAAGCCACACAGAAGTTATGGGAAATGGGACTTCATCGCAGCCAATCACTGTTGGTGATGACACCAGTGGTGGCAATTGTAAAAGGACTGAAAAACGATTGCCATGGACAAAAGAGGAGGATCTTAGATtg GTTAGTGCTTGGTTGAATAATTCAAATGACCCAATTCAATCCAATTACAAGAAGAATGAGCAGTATTGGAAAGAAGTCACTGCTGTCTACAATAGTACCACTCCCAAAAACAGGGAAAGGCTACTAAA GAATATGCTGTGA
- the LOC124698034 gene encoding proline-rich receptor-like protein kinase PERK1 isoform X2: protein MGQQSKRTRAPAPLKVPSSASHLVPPAAPHLVPPAAPQLFFPPVPQSVPPLPHPNMPVVFPPVPGGWIPPRPPQQSVPGSLAQGPCWAPPAGIGGSESSWCMPENIDDSDPQAWGLDSHPPGGFLGFFKNTPSHTEVMGNGTSSQPITVGDDTSGGNCKRTEKRLPWTKEEDLRLVSAWLNNSNDPIQSNYKKNEQYWKEVTAVYNSTTPKNRERLLKQEYAVMWSSDMKVLDANA, encoded by the exons ATGGGTCAGCAATCCAAAAGGACgcgtgcgccggcgcctctcaAGGTACCTTCGTCGGCGTCTCATCTTGTCCCGCCGGCGGCGCCTCATCTTGTCCCACCGGCGGCGCCTCAGCTTTTCTTCCCGCCGGTGCCTCAGTCCGTCCCGCCGCTGCCTCATCCTAACATGCCAGTGGTGTTCCCTCCCGTACCAGGAGGTTGGATTCCCCCACGACCACCACAACAAAGCGTACCAGGTTCTTTGGCTCAAGGCCCTTGTTGGGCACCGCCTGCTGGCATTGGTGGCTCTGAATCTTCTTGGTGCATGCCTGAGAATATTGACGACTCTGATCCACAAGCATG GGGATTGGATTCTCACCCACCTGGTGGTTTCCTTGGTTTCTTTAAGAACACACCAAGCCACACAGAAGTTATGGGAAATGGGACTTCATCGCAGCCAATCACTGTTGGTGATGACACCAGTGGTGGCAATTGTAAAAGGACTGAAAAACGATTGCCATGGACAAAAGAGGAGGATCTTAGATtg GTTAGTGCTTGGTTGAATAATTCAAATGACCCAATTCAATCCAATTACAAGAAGAATGAGCAGTATTGGAAAGAAGTCACTGCTGTCTACAATAGTACCACTCCCAAAAACAGGGAAAGGCTACTAAAGCAA GAATATGCTGTGATGTGGTCATCTGACATGAAGGTTCTTGATGCCAATGCTTAG
- the LOC124698034 gene encoding proline-rich receptor-like protein kinase PERK1 isoform X1, producing the protein MGQQSKRTRAPAPLKVPSSASHLVPPAAPHLVPPAAPQLFFPPVPQSVPPLPHPNMPVVFPPVPGGWIPPRPPQQSVPGSLAQGPCWAPPAGIGGSESSWCMPENIDDSDPQACRGLDSHPPGGFLGFFKNTPSHTEVMGNGTSSQPITVGDDTSGGNCKRTEKRLPWTKEEDLRLVSAWLNNSNDPIQSNYKKNEQYWKEVTAVYNSTTPKNRERLLKQEYAVMWSSDMKVLDANA; encoded by the exons ATGGGTCAGCAATCCAAAAGGACgcgtgcgccggcgcctctcaAGGTACCTTCGTCGGCGTCTCATCTTGTCCCGCCGGCGGCGCCTCATCTTGTCCCACCGGCGGCGCCTCAGCTTTTCTTCCCGCCGGTGCCTCAGTCCGTCCCGCCGCTGCCTCATCCTAACATGCCAGTGGTGTTCCCTCCCGTACCAGGAGGTTGGATTCCCCCACGACCACCACAACAAAGCGTACCAGGTTCTTTGGCTCAAGGCCCTTGTTGGGCACCGCCTGCTGGCATTGGTGGCTCTGAATCTTCTTGGTGCATGCCTGAGAATATTGACGACTCTGATCCACAAGCATG CAGGGGATTGGATTCTCACCCACCTGGTGGTTTCCTTGGTTTCTTTAAGAACACACCAAGCCACACAGAAGTTATGGGAAATGGGACTTCATCGCAGCCAATCACTGTTGGTGATGACACCAGTGGTGGCAATTGTAAAAGGACTGAAAAACGATTGCCATGGACAAAAGAGGAGGATCTTAGATtg GTTAGTGCTTGGTTGAATAATTCAAATGACCCAATTCAATCCAATTACAAGAAGAATGAGCAGTATTGGAAAGAAGTCACTGCTGTCTACAATAGTACCACTCCCAAAAACAGGGAAAGGCTACTAAAGCAA GAATATGCTGTGATGTGGTCATCTGACATGAAGGTTCTTGATGCCAATGCTTAG
- the LOC124698034 gene encoding proline-rich receptor-like protein kinase PERK1 isoform X4 translates to MGQQSKRTRAPAPLKVPSSASHLVPPAAPHLVPPAAPQLFFPPVPQSVPPLPHPNMPVVFPPVPGGWIPPRPPQQSVPGSLAQGPCWAPPAGIGGSESSWCMPENIDDSDPQACRGLDSHPPGGFLGFFKNTPSHTEVMGNGTSSQPITVGDDTSGGNCKRTEKRLPWTKEEDLRLEYAVMWSSDMKVLDANA, encoded by the exons ATGGGTCAGCAATCCAAAAGGACgcgtgcgccggcgcctctcaAGGTACCTTCGTCGGCGTCTCATCTTGTCCCGCCGGCGGCGCCTCATCTTGTCCCACCGGCGGCGCCTCAGCTTTTCTTCCCGCCGGTGCCTCAGTCCGTCCCGCCGCTGCCTCATCCTAACATGCCAGTGGTGTTCCCTCCCGTACCAGGAGGTTGGATTCCCCCACGACCACCACAACAAAGCGTACCAGGTTCTTTGGCTCAAGGCCCTTGTTGGGCACCGCCTGCTGGCATTGGTGGCTCTGAATCTTCTTGGTGCATGCCTGAGAATATTGACGACTCTGATCCACAAGCATG CAGGGGATTGGATTCTCACCCACCTGGTGGTTTCCTTGGTTTCTTTAAGAACACACCAAGCCACACAGAAGTTATGGGAAATGGGACTTCATCGCAGCCAATCACTGTTGGTGATGACACCAGTGGTGGCAATTGTAAAAGGACTGAAAAACGATTGCCATGGACAAAAGAGGAGGATCTTAGATtg GAATATGCTGTGATGTGGTCATCTGACATGAAGGTTCTTGATGCCAATGCTTAG